A stretch of Cytophagales bacterium DNA encodes these proteins:
- a CDS encoding LytTR family DNA-binding domain-containing protein, producing MTIRALVIDDEFLARQRVIKLLETHDQIKVLGEAKNGQEAVDLIRLKQPDLLFLDVQMPDFDGFEVIKRIQGVQMPYIIFTTAYDQYAIKAFDIHALDYLLKPIDEERFQASIRKVATHFQSQRTTDFNKELLKMIQTFHRSDQFLDHLIITDRGREFEVDLDEVLYFEANGNYVNLFTQNKTHLYRTTMNALAEQLNPEEFIRIHRSLILNKRYIGKCTYTSNNEYRFTLKNGQELASGRSFKQDVMVYLNQS from the coding sequence ATGACCATTAGAGCACTCGTAATCGATGATGAATTTCTCGCTCGTCAGAGAGTGATCAAACTGCTGGAAACTCACGACCAAATCAAGGTGCTGGGAGAAGCAAAAAATGGACAGGAAGCGGTAGACCTCATTCGGCTGAAGCAACCAGACTTGCTTTTTCTGGACGTGCAAATGCCCGATTTTGATGGTTTCGAAGTGATCAAACGTATCCAGGGAGTGCAAATGCCTTACATCATTTTCACGACCGCTTACGATCAGTATGCCATCAAAGCTTTTGACATTCATGCCCTGGACTACTTACTCAAACCCATCGATGAAGAACGTTTTCAAGCTTCAATTCGTAAAGTGGCCACTCATTTTCAATCACAACGAACCACTGATTTCAACAAAGAATTACTCAAGATGATCCAGACTTTTCATCGGTCCGATCAATTTCTGGATCACCTCATCATTACAGACAGAGGGCGTGAATTTGAAGTGGACCTGGATGAAGTGCTGTACTTTGAAGCAAATGGCAATTATGTTAATCTGTTCACACAAAACAAGACGCACCTGTATCGAACAACAATGAATGCCCTCGCCGAGCAGTTGAACCCTGAGGAATTCATCCGGATTCATCGCTCTCTGATCCTGAATAAACGGTACATCGGAAAGTGCACCTATACCAGCAACAACGAATATCGGTTTACCTTGAAAAATGGTCAGGAATTAGCTTCCGGGCGGTCCTTCAAGCAGGATGTGATGGTTTATTTGAATCAAAGCTAA
- a CDS encoding DUF2911 domain-containing protein — translation MNYIKSKSFFVCLLLLISTFTFAQNLTLPRASQYAEVSQRVGISNVTITYHSPGAKGRNIWGGIIQYGSIWRAGANENTTITFSHDATIEGQSVPAGTYGLFMLPVDKQNVRVILSQFSQSWGTVSPTEAETTAIVDVKTKEIAAEEWLNYSFKDRGGNEVTAVLQWADLEVPFTIGFDVASIVLENAKAELKGPAGFSWRGYSQAANFALQNDVELEQAMAWIDQSINMSKGFTNLQVKAGLLAKAGQEDAAKALMKEAIPMANGFQLNQYGYQLLNGGDTKGAIEVFQMNVKNNAEHRFIWGFTDSLGEAYLKDGNKKLALKYYKQARTLAPENQFAYLDGVIADLESK, via the coding sequence ATGAATTACATCAAATCGAAATCATTTTTTGTGTGTCTGCTGCTCCTGATCAGCACCTTCACATTTGCACAAAACCTGACACTACCAAGAGCAAGTCAATACGCTGAAGTGTCGCAGCGAGTGGGTATTTCTAATGTCACGATCACCTATCACAGCCCAGGCGCCAAAGGTCGGAACATCTGGGGTGGGATCATCCAATACGGGTCTATCTGGCGAGCAGGAGCCAATGAAAATACCACCATTACCTTTTCTCACGATGCAACTATTGAAGGTCAAAGTGTACCTGCCGGAACTTATGGATTGTTCATGCTACCCGTAGACAAACAGAACGTAAGGGTCATTTTGTCTCAATTCTCCCAATCATGGGGAACCGTTTCCCCCACGGAGGCCGAGACCACAGCAATCGTGGATGTCAAGACCAAAGAAATTGCTGCGGAAGAGTGGTTGAATTATAGTTTCAAAGATCGTGGCGGAAATGAGGTTACTGCGGTTTTGCAATGGGCAGATCTGGAAGTTCCGTTCACCATCGGTTTTGATGTGGCAAGCATCGTTCTTGAAAATGCAAAAGCAGAACTCAAAGGTCCTGCAGGATTCTCATGGCGGGGCTATTCCCAGGCAGCCAACTTCGCGCTGCAAAATGACGTGGAACTGGAACAAGCCATGGCCTGGATCGATCAGTCTATCAACATGAGCAAAGGGTTTACTAATCTTCAGGTGAAAGCGGGATTGCTCGCAAAAGCAGGACAGGAAGATGCAGCGAAAGCACTCATGAAGGAAGCTATACCGATGGCAAACGGATTCCAACTCAACCAGTATGGCTACCAATTGCTCAATGGTGGAGATACCAAAGGGGCCATCGAGGTATTCCAAATGAATGTAAAAAACAATGCTGAACACCGATTCATCTGGGGATTTACCGACAGTCTGGGTGAAGCCTATCTCAAAGATGGCAATAAGAAACTCGCGCTGAAATACTACAAGCAAGCCAGGACGCTTGCTCCTGAAAATCAGTTTGCTTACCTGGATGGTGTCATTGCAGACCTTGAATCCAAGTAA